The following is a genomic window from Bacillota bacterium.
ATTTACCCTATAAAGTTGGTGCAAAAACAGGTACTGCCGAGGCTTATAAAGAAGGCCAATCAAATAATGGAGTGTTTATCTGCTACGCACCTGCCGAACTGGACAAAACACCTCAAATTGCTGTTGCAGTGGTTATTGAGCATGGTGTATACGGTATGTATGCAGCTCCTATTGCCCGGGAAATAATTACAGAATACTTCAAACAGCAAAGCCAGGATGATAAAGGTATTAAAGCTGTGCCTGGAATACCTGTTTTTACACCATAGGATATATCTATTCCTCGTCTCCATATACGTGACCGCTGGGCCCGTGTATATTACAGTATTCACCTGCAGGCAGTTCATAAACCCAATCCAAAGGATATGGATCCCAAGGTTTTAGAGGTCTGAAGGGTATTATCCTTTGTATGAAAATTTTTTCTATAACAGACTCAGCAGGACAGTACGGACCGGCAAGGAGGTTTCGTCCCCATATATCTTTTGCATCTTTGCAAACTTTTGCCGAAACGTGTACATCACAAGACTCAGAAGGCTCGGTACCTTTGATGAAATATTCTTCAAAAGATGCATCCCCTCTTGGGTCCTGGGTACATAAATCAGTGGCCAACTTCCCTGAATAAACACATATCCTTTTTTTTACTATGTTGTCCGGCATAGGGAAGTCGACAGGTTCCTTATTCTGGTGAATTTTGTGCATTACCGCATTCCATATTAATGCCGCAGGGTTATCATTATTTGGAACTCCTTCTATAGGAGTAGGCTTATCGTAACCATACCACACAGCACCTACATAATAAGTAGAATAGCCGATAAACCACCTATCTTTATCATCATCGGTAGTACCTGTTTTACCGGCTGTAGGTATAACTTGATTCTTTGAGTTTGTTATTGTTCCAAGCCTTGCAGCGGTACCACCCAATTCTCCAGGCCTTCTGCTGGGCCTGCATACATCCTTCATCATGTCGGTCATTAAAAAGGCGGTTGCTTCATCGTATACCACATTAAAATCGGGTTTCTTTTCCAGAATAATATTACCGTTTGAATCTGTTACTTTAGTATATGAAATAGGTTCATAATACACTCCCCTGTTTGCAAAAGGCACATATGCAGCAGCCATTTGCAGGGGGCTTACGCCCTTTTCAAGGCCTCCCAGCGCTATTGAGAGATTTTTCTGATTACGCTCAATCCCAGCTTTTTTCAAATACTCTAGGGGGATATTAGGATTACCGAACTGCATGTAAATTTTTGCAGCCGGAACATTTACCGAACGCTTTATAGCATAACGTACAGTCATTAAACCCTCAAAGCTTCTTGTGTAATTCTCAGGATATCTTGGCTTATCTTCACCTAAAAAGTATACAGGAACATCATCTAATACTGTTGCAGGAGTTATCATTCGCCTGTCTATGGCAGGAGCATACACTGCTAATGGTTTGAAACTTGAACCTGCAGGTCTTTCTATTGATGTTGCCCGATTAAGAATATTGCTTGCAGTCTTTTCTCCATAACCTCCGCGGATGGCAAGTATATGTCCGTTCGAGGGGTCCATTATTACCATGCCTGCCTGTGGATGCTGTGTTACTTTTGGATTTTCATGAAAATATTTATCATCCATGAAAACATTATCCATAACTTTCTGGATGTAAGGGTCCATTGTGGTATAAATCCTTACGCCGTAGTTATATATAGTTGTGAGGGCCATTTGCTCTGACATGCCTTTTTGTTCCATCAGGTCATTGGTGACTTCTTTTACTACATAATCCACAAAATAGCTTTGTACAGGTATATTCTTCTCGGCATCACCTTTTTCGGCAAACTTAAGCTCCTCGTTAATAGCCTCATCATATTCATTTTGGTCAATCCAGCCTAATTCCAACATTTTGTTCAATATTAGCTGTTGTCTTTTTATTGCGTTTTCCCTGCCTTTTTCAGTAAAAGGGTCATATGTTGCGGGACTATTGGTAATTCCGGCAAGAAGTGCGCATTCCGCAAGAGAAAGCTCCCCTACATCCTTATTAAAATACATTTTTGATGCAGACTGGACCCCATAGCACCCATTTCCCATATAGATAAGGTTCATATAAAGCTCCAGAATCTGCCACTTGTCAAGGCGCCTCTCAAGCTGTATGGCAAGCCATTGCTCCTGGACTTTTCTTTCGAGGCGTCTTTCTGTTCTTCCCGTAATATTCCTTATTACCTGTTGTGTAATAGTACTTCCTCCATGGGTTGGATTGCCCCTGTTTAATACAAATTCCACAATTGCACTGCCTATGCGTCTTAAGTCTACCCCAAAATGCTTAAAAAAACGCTCATCTTCAATAGAGACAAGAGCCTGCCATAGATACTCCGGTACATCTTTATAATATACAACCTCCCTGTTTATGTTTTCCGAACCTGTAAACCTTGCTATCTCATTGCCCTGTGAGTCATACACATAAGAGGTTTCCTTTTTAATTTCAATCTGCTCTCTTGTTATAGGTTCAGCGGTCCTGATATATCCTAGCATTGCTCCTCCAAGTACCCCTGCACCTGCACAACCTATGACAATAACTAACAGTATAAGTGTTTTTAATGCTGTCAAAGCAAATTTACCAACAACTACGGGTTTTATATTTGTCAATTTCTTTATGATGCCACTTATTCCTTTTTTTCTTTTTTGCTTCTTTGCAGCTCCTCTTAAAGTAGCTGCTTTTTTTGGAACCATATCCGCCTCCTGTATATTCTCCGGTGTATTAATAATCTTGCAATAATCTTGTTTATTTCTATCTTGGTAATTACAATTATAACATAAAAATTTACTATGTAGTAATAAAATTAAGACAATACTATTACAAATTATTGACAATATTTGCTGTGATTTATTCTAAGATGCCTTTCACAAAAATCTCTTAATATTCATATAATGATTTTTGCAGGGGGTTTATATGAATGTCGATAAAAAACACTATGTTATATAGGCGCTTTTGGTATGTAAAAAAGCGTTATAGAGGGAAGATACATATTCACTTTTTAACAGTAGGCATAATAATTATATTCTTTATTCTTGCTAAATATACCGGTCATGTTTTTATCCCTTATATTGATGAATTTTCGGAATACAGGGTAAAATCGGTTTTAAATATTGCAATTTATGATGTTGTCAGAGAAAACTTTTTATTAGATGGGCTTGCTTTTGAAGACCTGGTAAAAATAAGCAAAGATGTTGACGGCAATATTACTGCAATTACCATGAACAGCGTGAAGGTTAATGAAATAACTGCAAAACTGTCCCGCGAAATCCAACATAGGATTAATTCAATTGGTGAAATAAGAATTAAAGTACCTTTTGGAGCTTTGTTTGGCGATACTATTTTCTATAATATGGGACCGGATGTAAATATTAATTTAAGGCAATATGGAAACATAGAGACAGAATTTACATCCGAATTTACCGGGGCAGGTATAAATCAGACTAAACATAGAATTGTCCTGGTTGTAAAAGTAAATTTCGGGGTGAGTGCAGCTTTTATTAAAAAAAAATGTAATATGGTTACTACTGTACCCATAGCAGAAACTGTAATTGTTGGTAAAACTCCTTACATGTTTTTTGAAACAAAAAATGAAAATTCTCCATGAAACGGGAAAGGGAAACTACTTGAAGTATCGTTGCTAATCTTTCTGGTTACCGGACGGACTAATCATGTTACATTTGCCATTGAAAAATGCACCTTCTTCAGTAACAAAACTCATGGCTTCAACATCCCCATGCAAGCGGGCTGATGAACAAAGCCTCACCATGTATTTTGAATAAATGTTTCCATCGACTGTACCTGAAATTTGAATGTTATTTCCATAAATATTTCCGTTTACCTGAGCAGTTTCTCCTATAACAATATCTTCAGCAGCTTTTATGTCACCCTTTACCTTTCCGTCAATCCTTATTGCACCCTCACAATTAACATTGCCTTCAAACACTGAATTTTCCCCTATTAATGAATCAAAACTCCTGCTTGTGCTTGGGCCGGTAGTTTTGCCTTTAAACATTTCATACTTCTCCTCTCATTTATGTTTGTTTGGTTGCAATACTGAATTTTGATGCTGTTTACCCGGTGCTAAAATTTTTATAAAAAAATCATCTGCTCAAATATTTATATGGGTCAATTGGTTCACCATTAATATGTATCTCAAAATGCAGGTGGGAGCCGGTTGTTCTACCGCTGCTGCCGACTCTTGCTATAATATCACCCTTTTTTACTGTTTGACCTTTTTTTACTAGCAATTTTGAGGCATGGCCGTATACAGTGCTGATGCCGTTACCATGGTCGATAATAACCGTTTGGCCTAACTCATTGTAATATCCGGATAAAATAACTTTGCCGCTGGCAGAAGCTTTTATGCTTGTACCGTATGGAGCAGCAATATCAATACCGTTATGATAGGCTCTTCTAAAGGTAATTGGATCCAACCTGTAACCGAATTTCGATGTAATATTTCCTATAACAGGCCAAAGTGTAGGGAGAGAATTAAGATATTCGGTTAATTTCTTTTCCATTTCGGTTAAATCAATAAGGTTTTCGTCTTTTTGCTTATTAATTTCGTTGAGGGCAGTTAAAATCTCATTTAATTCATTAATATCTTTTACAAATGAAGATGAACTTGCAGTGCTTGAACGACTTGCAAGTCCGGCATTTATACGCCCGGATACATAATTGTCTATAATATCTTTGAATTTTTCTATATACTCGGATATATTAATATTTGAAGAGTTTTCCTCTTTTATTAAAGCATTTATTTCTTCGATTTTCTCACTCAAAAGAGTTTCCTGCTGGCCAGTTAAAGCATAAAGCTTGTCCATACTGGATTTTAGAGCCATATTTTCGCCTACTATACTGGAAATATATAAATAGAAATAAATGGTAAAAGCTGCTAATAATACAATAATTATTACTGCAATTTTTGTGTACACACGTGAAATCCTGATTGTTTTTACTTTGTCGGATGAATGAGGCACCAGCATGATTGTAAAGTATTTTTTTTGTTCTTTCATGTTCTTGTCTGATTTTAGAACCCTGCTTTTCTTCAAAACCCAATGAAGTTTTATTGTCCTGTTTAACTCAATCAGTCCGATTTTTACTTTTTTCATTAAGTTATGTATTATTTTAACACAATATTTAAAATGATTCTTAGATGATTTTATCAATGGACCTATTAATGATTTTACTGTAAATACCAGGTCTTTATTTTGTTTTTTGTTGGCATTAGGTTTAGCCGGCAATTTATTTTCATGAGTAACTTTATATATCATTTTACACATCCTTAAGTGTTTATTATTTATTATTTATGTAGCAATTTATTTTTTTATTTATATGCTTTAATTTATGTCATTTAATTGCTTATTATTTAAATATGTCATATAAAAGTATTTTTTTGTAATATTAAGATTATATTTCATTTATATTACCTTACTATATTTTACACAAATTAAGATAATAATTCCATAGGAAATTTAAAAAATTTTTTTAATTTGTGTTAAAATATTTAAGCAAAGTATTGAAAATAAGAGAATTGACAACAAAAAGTATGAAAAACAAAAGAATCAACAACAAAATTGGGAAATTATATTGAGGTGTGTAAATGACAGTTGTAGAAAAAAATGAGGATTATGTTTTGGAAATTACGGATGTTAATCATGAAGGACAGGGAGTAGGACATATTAACGGTTTTGCTGTTTTTGTGGATGGAGCGCTCATTGGAGAAAAAGTAAAGATTAAAATTATAAAAGTACTGAAGAATTACGGGGTAGGAAAACTTCTGGAGATTCAACGTCCCAGCCCTGTGAGAACAAAACCGTTTTGTCCGGTCTATAAACGCTGTGGAGGCTGCAGCCTGCAGCATATGGATTATAATGCGCAGCTGGAATTCAAGACAAAGCTGGTTAAAGAAACACTCAAAAGAATAGGAAAGATTAATAATGCTGATGTTTTAGTCCAGGATACCATAGGGATGAAATATCCGCTTAAATACAGGAATAAGGCACAGTACCCGGTGGGAATGAAAAATGGGAGACCGGTGATAGGTTTCTATGCCAAAAGAAGCCATGATATTATTGATGGGGGGAATTGCGACATTCAGGAGCCTGTCGGGAATATAATACGGGAAATATTTAGAAGGTTTATTGAAGAGAATAAAATAAGTGTATATGATGAAATAAGTCATAAAGGGTTAATAAGGCATTTAATGATCAGGTCAGGATTCAGGACAGGAGAAATAATGGTGGTAATAGTGATAAATGGAACCGACCTTCCCCAAAAGAGAAACCTGGTTAATTCCCTGTTGACTGGAGTTCCGGCAATAGAGAGTATAGTATTAAATATTAACACTTCAAAAACAAATGTAATACTTGGAGAGAAAAATATAAAAATATACGGTAAAGACACTATTACGGATTATATAGGGAATTTTAAATTCCATATATCACCGCTGTCTTTTTTCCAGGTAAACCCTGTCCAGACAGAAGTGTTATATAACAAGGCTTTGGAGTTTGCATCCCTTTCAGGATCCGAGACAGTCTTTGATTTATATTGCGGAACAGGTACAATTGCTTTATTTATGGCCCAGAAGGCTAAAAAAGTATACGGCGTAGAAGTGGTGGAGGAGGCTGTTGCTGATGCGCGTAATAATGCATGTGCTAATGGGGTGCATAATGTAGAATTTATAGCCGGGGAGGTTGAAAAGGTGATTCCCGAACTTTATGAAAATGGGGTAAGGGCCGATGTCGTGGTGGTGGACCCGCCAAGGAAGGGATGCGATGCTTCTTTGCTGGAGACTATAGTGCATATGGGGCCTGAAAGGATAGTATATGTATCATGTAATCCGGCAACGCTGGCAAGGGATTTGATGTACCTGGAGGAGAGGGGGTATAGGATGGGCGAAGTGCAACCGGTGGATATGTTTCCATGGACGGTGCATACAGAAAGCGTTGCGAGAATTGAGAGGGCGACAGGCTGATGAATAAAGGGTTACAGGCGATTTGCAAAGTTGCAGGTTTTGGGTAACCCTTGAGTGTATAAAAAAGATATCATTCCCAAATCCAATAAACGAAATAAAAAAGGTAATTTTATTAAGCACAAGTATTATTGGCGGGCTCAGATAAATCTCATTTTCCATTTACAAGTATGCTGTTCTTGATTATAATAATAGCATACTTGTAAAAGGCAGGTGCCACAATTGGATTACTCAAAACAACTGGAAGAATTAATTTTAAAAAATGATGGTATTGTTTTTACTAAGACCGTGAGTGAGGCAGGTATCCCAAGAACTTATCTTTCTGAATTTGTAAAACGAGGAAGTTTAGAAAGATTGGAACGTGGTGTGTATATTTTAAAAGATTGTCATGATGATGAAATGTACCGTTTGCAGGGCAAATTTACACAAGCTGTTTTTTCTCATGAAACAGCCTTGTTTTTGCATGATTTGACCGATAGAGACCCGCTCCAATACTCAGTAACTGTCAAGGCAGGATACAATGCGAAAAATATAAAGGATAGCGGAGTAAAGGTCTATTCTATCAAAAAGGATTTATACGATTTAGGGCTTATCACTGCAAAGACCCCATTTAATCGTTTAGTGAAAACCTATAATATGGAGAGGACAATTTGTGATATTATTCGAAGCCGGAGTCAAATGGATATTGAAATTTTAACAGACGCTTTAAAAAGATATACAAAACGCAAAGACAAGAACCTTCCACAGCTTATGCGTTATGCAGATAAATTTAGGATCACCATTGTTTTGCGAAAATACCTGGAGGTGCTGCTATGAAATCATCAACGCAGCTAAAAGCACTGATTCGCAATTTGGCAAAAGAGAAGAACATCAATGCCCAGATTTTGATGCGCAACTATATGTTTGAAAGACTGTTGGAACGCATCTCATTATCAAAGTATCGTTCCAAGTTTGTGTTAAAAGGGGGGATGCTTGTTGCAGCTATGGTGGGACTCGATGCCCGTTCTACTATGGACATGGATGCAACAATCAAAGGCTATCCCCTTTCAGAAGAAACTATTAAAGAAGTTTTTGAAAATATCCTGGCTGTGCCGATTGATGATGGTACACAGATGAGAATTAAGGGTATTGAGGCGATTCGTGACGAAGCAGATTACAATGGCTTGCGAGTATCCATAGAAGCCCTGTTTGATGGGATTCATACACCTCTAAAGATTGATATAACGGCAGGAGATAAAATAACACCGAGAGAAATATTATACCGATTTAACCTCATGTTCGAAGAACGCCAGATCGATATTTTTGCTTATAACCTTGAAACAGTGCTTGCAGAAAAATTGGAAACGATTATTTCCCGCGGCACAACCAACACTCGCATGAGGGATTTCTACGATATATACATATTGCAAAAAATGCATTCGGAAATCTTGGATAAAGAACTGCTTGCGAAAGCTCTTGTGTCAACCTCAATAAACCGTGGCACATATGGTGTTCTGGCAGAGGGCCAAACTATTATAAATGAAGTTTCAAAAGATATTTTCATGCAAAAGTTATGGGAGAATTATCGCAAGAAATACAGCTATGCAGAAGATATTCGCTGGGATGAAGTTATAGTAGCGGTTAATGAAATTTGGCAAGTCGCAAAGGTTTAGAGGCCTGGCTGATAACCAGAAATACCAAGAAAAGTCTTTATGGAATGAAGGCAGGAGGAGTGTATGACGCATAAATTCGAACCAAAACTTTTGCCCTTCTGGTCAATGTGCTTCATGAGATTGAAGATAGAATGAAATTTATTGCAGAAGTTAAACGGGTATTAAAGCCGGAAGGTAAAGTAGCAACTATTAATTGGGAAAAAATGAAAATGAGGCCACCAAGTTGATTTTAGATAACCCTTGAGTGCACAAAAAAGATAATTAAATAAGAAATAAGAATCAAAATGAAGAATAACATTTCCTTGCATAATTTTGGACAAGAGGATAAAATGGTAGTAACTATATTTTAACAAATAGTATAGGCATTATGGGTATTTTGAATTGGGTGGATTGGTTCAAGAAAAAATGGGTATTGGGAAGTAACGAAAGATGGAATATAATGAGCTTTTTGAAAAATACCGGAGGCTGCTGGAGGAAAATCAAAGGTTATTGGCTGAAAATGAAAACTTAAGAAAACAGCTTGGATTATCATTACCGGTACCCTGTACTGAAAATGATGTTGAAGCCTCAATAGAGGTAAATGACATCCAGACAGTTGAGGCAGTCAAACCAGGACATGTAACCAATAGTAGCACCCCGGAGGATAAAATTAACCTGTTTATGTCGTTGTTTAGAGGCAGGGATGATGTCTATGCAAAAAGGTGGCAAAGCAAAGAGGGTAAATCGGGGTATTCTCCCGTATGTTTGAATGAGTGGGCAAGAGGAATTTGCAATAAGCCAAAGATTAAATGCTCCGAATGCAATAATAAAAACTATGCAGCTTTGGACTTTGCAGCAATAGATAAGCATCTCAGGGGCAAAGATGTTTTTGGCATATATCCTATGTTGCCTGATGAAACCTGCTATCTCCTTGCTATCGATTTCGATGATGAAGGCTGGGAAAAAGATATATCAGCTTTAAGGGATATCTGTGCAGAAAAAAATATTCCAATTGCAGTTGAACGTTCTCGTTCAGGGAATGGAGCGCATGTATGGTTCTTTTTTAATGACAAGGTAAATGCTGCATCGGCCAGAAAATTTGGTACGGCACTTCTTACGCATGCAATGGCCAAAAGACATGAAATTAAATTTACTTCATACGACCGCTTGTTTCCAAACCAGGATACACTTCCTAAAGGCGGTCTTGGGAATCTTATCGCATTACCTTTACAATTAAATGCACGCAGAAACAACAACAGTGTTTTTATAGATGAAAATCTCCGGCCCTATGAGGATCAGTGGAATTTTTTGAGCAGTATTCGAAAGCTCAGTGAAAGTGAAATTGACTTATACATTTCTCAACTATGCAGTGGCAGTGAATTGGGTGATTTAAGACAGAATGAAGATGAAGAATGCAAGCCATGGGAGAGAAGCAAGACAAATTATAAATTAAGCAAGTCCGATTTCCCAGTCACTGTTTATATAACCAAAGCAAATATGCTTTACATTAGTAAAAATCGCTTTTCACATAAAGCATTGAATATTATTAAACGTCTGGCAGCCTTTAAAAACTCTGACTTTTATAAGGCTCAAGCTATGAGATTGCCGACTTTTGATAAGCCCAGAATTATTTCCTTATCTGACGAGACGCCTGAGTACTTGTGTCTTCCAAGGGGATGTGAGCTTGATCTGATAAACCTGTTTAATGCTCACAAGGTGGATGTTAAATGGGTTGATAAAAGCTATTCAGGAAAACGGATTGACGTTGAATTCAACGGCCGGCTTCGTGATGAGCAGGAAGATGCTGTTAATTCCATGATACAATATGACATCGGTGTATTATCGGCAACAACTGCATTTGGTAAAACCGTTATTGGAGCGAAAATTATATCAGTAAAAAAGGTAAATACTCTTATACTTGTTCATACTCAGCAATTATTAGAGCAGTGGAAGGAACGTTTGAACCAGTTTCTTGTAATCAACGAAGATCTTCCTTCTGATGAGATTAAGAAAAGAGGCAGGAAAAAGAGCAGAAGTCTTATTGGTCAGCTAGGGGGAGGAAAAAACAATCTAAGTGGCATTATTGATATCGCTATTATGCAGTCATTGGTAAAGGGAGATGAGGTTAAGGACTTTATCCGCAACTACGGCATGGTGATAGTAGATGAATGCCATCATGTTCCCGCATTTAGTTTCGAACAGATATTGAAAAACGTAGATAGCAAATATGTTTACGGATTAACTGCAACTCCGGTAAGGCAGGATGGACACCACCCCATCATATTCATGCATTGCGGTCCGGTCAGGTATAAAGTGGATGCTAGAAAGCAAGCTGAAAAAAGACCTTTTGAGCATTATGTCATTCCGCGCTTTACTCCTTTCAGAAAGCCTATCAGCCAGGATGAAAAGGAATGGTCTATTGGACAAATTTATGCTGAAATCAGCACCAGTCAAATCCGTAACAAATTAATTGTTGATGATGTTATTAAAAGCGTAAATGAGGGTCGCAATCCCATTGTTCTAACTGAAAGAACTGCACATGTTGAGGTGATTGTAAACGCTTTAAAGGAAGCACTTCCAAATGTTATTACATTAACCGGAGGCATGTCTGCAAAGGAAAGAAAAGCTGCACTTGAAAGACTTTCAAGTATACCAGCAGAGAGTAATTTTGTCATAGTTGCAACCGGTAAATTTGTTGGCGAGGGTTTTGATGAACCAAGACTTGATACTTTGTTTCTTGCGATGCCTGTAGCTTGGAAGGGTACAGTTCAACAGTACGCGGGCAGGCTCCACAGATTATATCAAAATAAGAGTGAAGTTCAGATTTATGATTATGTGGATGTTCATGTAGGCGTACTTGAAAGAATGTATCAAAAAAGATTGAAGGGCTACGCCTCTATCGGATACTCAGCCAGAGGAGACTGCAAACCTTTTGAGTCTATTAATGCAATTTTTGACAATAAAAACTTCCTGACAGTTTTCAGCAATGATATTTCGTCTGCTAAATCAGACATTGTCATTGTCAGTCCTTATATCACCAAAAAGCGTTTAAGCCAGATGTTAAGTATTCTTATGACCGGGATTAACAATGGTGCAAAGCTTACCGTCATTACCCGCCCTGAAACGGATTATAAGGAAAGGGACAGGCTTACGTTTGAGGAGATGATTAGTTCCATAAAGAATACGGGAGCCAGTATTATTTTTAAATCAAATATACATCAAAAGTTTGCAGTAATTGATCAAAGAATTGTTTGGTATGGCAGCATAAATCTTTTGAGCTTCGGAAATTCCGAGGAGAGCATCATGAGGTTGGATAGCCTGAATATTGCAAATGAATTAATAGGTACGATTGAAGAAATATTAAACGAGAATTAAAAAGGATAGCGAAAATATGAAATCTAATTTGCTAAAGCTTTCAAACAGAGTCATAATAAGAAAAGAATATTTTGGCGGGATTCTTTTCAACAGGGATACCGGTGATGTTATCGAGGTTGATCGGGAAGCTTTTACCGTAGTTTCAATAATAAAAGATATTGAAGTTGTTTATATGAAAACCTTGTTGGATCTGCCGATATCCTATAAAGGGAGAAGAATTGATAGAGAAAGAATAAAAGGTGTTATATCAAGGCTTAAGGCTATGGGTATTATCAATGTAATGCCAAATGGAGTCCTGTCTGAAAATTATAGAAAGATGCTTGAAGAAAAAAGCCTTATAAAAATCAAGTGGCCGACTTATGAACATTTAAGTGCTCCTGAAACAGTTCACTGGGCAGTGACCTTTAAATGCGGTGAATCATGTCCTGATTGTTATATTGCACGTCACAAAAGATTGTTTGCATATGAACTTGATACTCAGGATGCACTTAAACTTATAAGTAAA
Proteins encoded in this region:
- a CDS encoding DEAD/DEAH box helicase family protein, which codes for MEYNELFEKYRRLLEENQRLLAENENLRKQLGLSLPVPCTENDVEASIEVNDIQTVEAVKPGHVTNSSTPEDKINLFMSLFRGRDDVYAKRWQSKEGKSGYSPVCLNEWARGICNKPKIKCSECNNKNYAALDFAAIDKHLRGKDVFGIYPMLPDETCYLLAIDFDDEGWEKDISALRDICAEKNIPIAVERSRSGNGAHVWFFFNDKVNAASARKFGTALLTHAMAKRHEIKFTSYDRLFPNQDTLPKGGLGNLIALPLQLNARRNNNSVFIDENLRPYEDQWNFLSSIRKLSESEIDLYISQLCSGSELGDLRQNEDEECKPWERSKTNYKLSKSDFPVTVYITKANMLYISKNRFSHKALNIIKRLAAFKNSDFYKAQAMRLPTFDKPRIISLSDETPEYLCLPRGCELDLINLFNAHKVDVKWVDKSYSGKRIDVEFNGRLRDEQEDAVNSMIQYDIGVLSATTAFGKTVIGAKIISVKKVNTLILVHTQQLLEQWKERLNQFLVINEDLPSDEIKKRGRKKSRSLIGQLGGGKNNLSGIIDIAIMQSLVKGDEVKDFIRNYGMVIVDECHHVPAFSFEQILKNVDSKYVYGLTATPVRQDGHHPIIFMHCGPVRYKVDARKQAEKRPFEHYVIPRFTPFRKPISQDEKEWSIGQIYAEISTSQIRNKLIVDDVIKSVNEGRNPIVLTERTAHVEVIVNALKEALPNVITLTGGMSAKERKAALERLSSIPAESNFVIVATGKFVGEGFDEPRLDTLFLAMPVAWKGTVQQYAGRLHRLYQNKSEVQIYDYVDVHVGVLERMYQKRLKGYASIGYSARGDCKPFESINAIFDNKNFLTVFSNDISSAKSDIVIVSPYITKKRLSQMLSILMTGINNGAKLTVITRPETDYKERDRLTFEEMISSIKNTGASIIFKSNIHQKFAVIDQRIVWYGSINLLSFGNSEESIMRLDSLNIANELIGTIEEILNEN